A region of Myxococcus stipitatus DSM 14675 DNA encodes the following proteins:
- a CDS encoding P1 family peptidase — translation MHTHHRHLLSSVVASLLLLPMLASAQAERPRARARTLGITFGGETGPNNAITDVPGVEVGHTTLISGEGRIERGKGPVRTGVTAVLPRGKKGVAEPVFASSYALNGNGEMTGTHWIQEGGHLQGPVMITNTNDVGAVREAVISWALEKDLAWDLGLPVVAETWDGMLHDIYGFHVKPPHALQALESAKSGPVAEGSVGGGTGMVCHGFKGGIGTASRKVSVAAGGYTLGVLVQCNYGSRRLFTVEGVPVGEELKDDMPCYLGTKKPDSPMMDWVPACGPASKAGPAANPFEGAGSIIIVVGTDAPLLPHQLSRIARRVPLAIAKMGGLGENYSGDIFLAFSTQSIPSPTKTAVASVSSLQNEHLNPLFEATVQATQEAILNAMLASDTMTGADSIRVFGLPQDKLVKVMKKHGRLTAPPKPPPARKARP, via the coding sequence ATGCACACACATCATCGACACCTGCTGTCCAGCGTGGTGGCTTCGCTGTTGTTGCTGCCCATGCTCGCCAGCGCGCAGGCCGAGCGACCGAGAGCGCGCGCAAGGACCCTGGGCATCACCTTCGGAGGCGAGACGGGGCCGAACAACGCCATCACCGACGTGCCCGGTGTGGAAGTCGGCCACACGACGCTCATCTCCGGAGAGGGCCGCATCGAGCGCGGCAAGGGCCCCGTGCGCACTGGCGTCACGGCCGTGCTGCCCCGCGGCAAGAAGGGCGTCGCCGAGCCCGTGTTCGCCTCGAGCTATGCCCTCAACGGCAACGGCGAGATGACCGGCACCCACTGGATTCAGGAGGGCGGTCACCTCCAGGGGCCGGTGATGATCACCAACACCAACGACGTCGGCGCTGTGCGCGAGGCCGTCATCTCCTGGGCCCTGGAGAAGGACCTCGCCTGGGACCTGGGACTGCCCGTGGTCGCGGAGACGTGGGATGGGATGCTGCACGACATCTACGGCTTCCACGTCAAGCCGCCGCACGCCCTCCAGGCGCTGGAGTCAGCGAAGTCCGGCCCCGTCGCGGAAGGCTCCGTGGGCGGCGGCACGGGCATGGTGTGCCACGGCTTCAAGGGCGGAATCGGCACCGCGTCACGCAAGGTGTCGGTGGCCGCGGGCGGCTACACGTTGGGCGTGCTGGTGCAGTGCAACTACGGCTCGCGCCGCCTCTTCACCGTCGAGGGAGTCCCCGTCGGAGAGGAGCTGAAGGACGACATGCCGTGCTACCTCGGCACGAAGAAGCCGGACAGCCCGATGATGGACTGGGTCCCCGCTTGCGGCCCGGCGAGCAAGGCGGGCCCCGCGGCCAATCCGTTCGAGGGTGCGGGCTCCATCATCATCGTCGTCGGGACGGACGCGCCGCTGCTGCCACACCAACTCTCGCGCATCGCCCGCCGCGTCCCGCTGGCCATCGCGAAGATGGGCGGGCTGGGCGAGAACTACTCGGGAGACATCTTCCTCGCGTTCTCCACCCAGAGCATCCCGTCGCCCACCAAGACCGCCGTCGCGAGCGTGTCCTCCCTCCAGAACGAGCACCTCAACCCCCTCTTCGAGGCGACCGTGCAGGCCACGCAGGAGGCCATCCTCAACGCGATGCTCGCGTCCGACACCATGACGGGCGCGGACAGCATCCGCGTCTTCGGCCTGCCGCAGGACAAGCTGGTGAAGGTCATGAAGAAGCACGGCCGGCTCACGGCGCCCCCCAAGCCCCCTCCGGCTCGGAAGGCGCGGCCGTGA
- a CDS encoding 3' terminal RNA ribose 2'-O-methyltransferase Hen1 — protein sequence MLLTLSTTSAPATDLGYLLHKSPHRPQSVELSFGTAHVFYPEATAERCTAALWVEVDPVALVRSRQPSAGSSQTLEQYVNDRPYAASSFLSVALARCFGAALSGRSRERPELAQRPLPLQARISVLPCRGGEGLLRRLFEPLGYTVTAKRHPLDATVPEWGDSRYFTVTLEADKPLGALLSHLYVLMPVLDNDKHYWVEEAEIDKLLRHGGQWLAEHPEREVIARRYLRNQSSLAREALSRLMEGEAPTEPTESVPLRDAVAEPPPRIVSLDEQRRDAVLAVLMEHGATSVVDVGCGEGKLLRELLKERGFTRITGMDVSIRSLEIASERLRLERLPELQRQRIQLLHGSLLYRDARLSGYDAATVVEVVEHLDPPRLAAFERALFEWARPGLVVLTTPNAEYNVRFTGGLTEEGFRHDDHRFEWTRAQFESWARTQAERFGYRVRVAPVGTVDEEVGAPTQMAVFTR from the coding sequence ATGCTCCTGACACTCTCGACCACCTCCGCTCCCGCGACAGACCTGGGCTACCTGCTGCACAAGAGCCCCCACCGACCTCAATCCGTCGAGCTGTCCTTCGGCACGGCCCACGTCTTCTATCCAGAGGCCACCGCGGAGCGCTGCACGGCGGCGCTTTGGGTGGAGGTAGACCCCGTGGCCCTGGTCCGCTCGCGACAGCCGTCCGCCGGGAGCAGCCAGACGCTGGAGCAATACGTCAATGACCGTCCCTATGCCGCGTCGTCGTTCCTGAGCGTGGCCCTGGCGCGCTGCTTCGGCGCGGCGCTGTCGGGACGCAGCCGTGAGCGGCCGGAGTTGGCGCAGCGGCCTCTGCCACTCCAGGCGCGCATCTCGGTCCTGCCCTGTCGTGGTGGCGAGGGACTCCTGCGACGCCTCTTCGAGCCCCTGGGCTACACCGTCACGGCGAAGCGTCATCCCCTGGACGCCACGGTTCCGGAGTGGGGCGACAGCCGCTACTTCACGGTGACGCTCGAGGCGGACAAGCCGCTGGGGGCGCTGCTCAGCCACCTGTACGTGCTCATGCCCGTGCTGGACAACGACAAGCACTACTGGGTGGAGGAGGCGGAGATCGACAAGCTGCTGCGCCATGGCGGGCAGTGGTTGGCCGAGCACCCGGAGCGCGAGGTCATCGCCCGACGCTACCTGCGCAACCAGAGCAGCCTCGCGCGTGAAGCCCTGTCCCGGCTGATGGAGGGAGAAGCCCCCACGGAGCCGACGGAGAGCGTGCCTCTGCGAGACGCGGTGGCCGAGCCGCCTCCGCGCATCGTGAGCCTGGACGAGCAGCGGCGCGACGCGGTGCTCGCGGTGTTGATGGAGCACGGTGCCACCAGCGTCGTGGACGTCGGGTGCGGCGAGGGCAAGCTGCTGCGGGAGCTCCTCAAGGAGCGCGGTTTCACGCGAATCACCGGCATGGACGTCTCCATCCGCTCACTGGAGATCGCCAGCGAGCGCTTGCGACTGGAGCGCCTGCCGGAGCTTCAACGTCAGCGCATCCAACTCCTGCACGGCTCGCTGCTGTACCGCGATGCGCGGCTGTCCGGTTACGACGCCGCGACGGTGGTGGAGGTGGTGGAGCACCTGGACCCGCCCCGGCTGGCGGCGTTCGAGCGCGCGTTGTTCGAGTGGGCCCGTCCGGGGCTCGTGGTCCTGACGACACCCAACGCCGAGTACAACGTCCGCTTCACGGGCGGGTTGACCGAGGAGGGCTTCCGTCACGACGACCACCGCTTCGAGTGGACGCGCGCGCAGTTCGAGTCCTGGGCGCGGACGCAGGCGGAGCGCTTCGGCTACCGGGTGCGAGTGGCTCCGGTGGGAACGGTGGATGAAGAGGTCGGCGCGCCGACCCAGATGGCGGTGTTCACGCGATGA
- a CDS encoding polynucleotide kinase-phosphatase gives MKISVPELSLVLLVGPSGAGKSTFARAHFRPTEVVSSDACRGLVSDDENNQEATRDAFEVLRFIAAKRLARGLLTVIDATNTQVEARKPLVALAREFHVLPVVIVLDVPEAMCHARNQQRPERQFGARVVRQQLQQLRQSLRGLEREGFRHVHILKPEQLEGLVIERQPLWNNRKQESGPFDIIGDIHGCLDELVLLLTRLGYQVSRREDGTGGFEVCPPEGRKAVFLGDLVDRGPGVVGVLKLVMGMVEAGTALCVPGNHEVKLMRKLRGADVKVSHGLAQSLEQLEREPPEFSTQVTKFIDGLVSHFVLDGGRLVVAHAGLKESMQGRGSGKVRDFALYGETTGETDEYGLPVRHDWASEYRGKAMVVYGHTPVMEAEWLNNTLCVDTGCVYGGKLTALRYPERELVAVPAARMYCEPKNPLGGSTAVAVAGELTAQQQNDDVLDLADVTGKRIVSTRWMKNITVREENATAALEVMSRFALHPKWLIYLPPTMSPSETSVLPGYLEHPTEAFGYYQREGVEQIVCEEKHMGSRAVVVLCRDADVARRRFGLVGDERGACYTRTGRRFFHDEALERAFLDRLGAAFESSGFWDEHQTDWACLDCELMPWSLKARELVREQYASVGVAAQASVGDVQAVMAQAAARGLDVSAFTDRLRERADSVARYVSAYRRYCWPVNSLDDVKLAPFHLLATEGAVHVDKDHVWHMEALAKVCRADPAFLVATSYRVVSLSDAEAVADAVRWWEALTSRGGEGMVVKPRAYVVHGKRGLLQPAIKCRGQDYLRIIYGPEYTAPQHLERLRQRGVSTKRSLALRELSLGLEALERFVRKEPLRRVHECVFGVLALESEPVDPRL, from the coding sequence ATGAAGATTTCTGTCCCCGAGTTGTCCCTGGTCCTGCTCGTCGGTCCCTCCGGAGCGGGAAAGTCCACCTTCGCGCGTGCGCACTTCCGGCCGACGGAGGTGGTCTCATCCGATGCGTGCCGGGGCCTGGTCTCCGATGACGAGAACAACCAGGAGGCGACGCGCGATGCGTTCGAGGTGCTGCGCTTCATCGCCGCGAAGCGACTGGCGCGGGGCCTCTTGACGGTCATCGACGCGACGAACACCCAGGTGGAGGCGCGCAAGCCCCTGGTGGCGCTGGCGCGCGAGTTCCATGTGCTGCCCGTGGTCATCGTCCTCGATGTGCCGGAGGCGATGTGCCATGCGCGCAATCAGCAGCGACCCGAGCGCCAGTTCGGGGCACGCGTGGTGCGCCAACAGCTCCAGCAGCTCCGCCAGTCGCTGAGAGGCTTGGAGCGCGAGGGCTTCCGCCATGTCCACATCCTGAAGCCCGAGCAGCTCGAGGGCCTGGTCATCGAGCGCCAGCCGCTGTGGAACAACCGCAAGCAGGAGTCGGGCCCGTTCGACATCATCGGAGACATCCACGGCTGCCTGGACGAGCTGGTCCTCCTCCTGACGCGGCTGGGCTATCAGGTGTCGCGCCGGGAGGATGGCACCGGAGGCTTCGAGGTGTGTCCTCCGGAGGGGCGCAAGGCGGTGTTCCTGGGCGACCTGGTGGACCGAGGCCCCGGCGTCGTGGGGGTGCTCAAGCTGGTGATGGGGATGGTGGAGGCGGGCACCGCGCTGTGTGTGCCCGGCAACCATGAGGTCAAGCTGATGCGCAAGCTGCGCGGCGCCGACGTCAAGGTGAGCCACGGCCTGGCGCAGTCGCTGGAGCAACTGGAGCGGGAGCCGCCGGAGTTCAGCACCCAGGTGACGAAGTTCATCGACGGGCTGGTGTCGCACTTCGTCCTGGACGGAGGGCGGCTCGTCGTCGCGCACGCGGGGCTCAAGGAATCCATGCAGGGGCGAGGCTCGGGGAAGGTCCGCGACTTCGCGCTCTACGGCGAGACGACGGGCGAGACGGACGAGTATGGGCTGCCGGTGCGGCACGACTGGGCGTCGGAGTACCGGGGCAAGGCGATGGTGGTCTACGGGCACACGCCGGTGATGGAGGCGGAGTGGCTCAACAACACGCTCTGCGTGGACACCGGCTGTGTGTACGGCGGCAAGCTGACGGCGCTGCGCTATCCGGAGCGGGAGCTCGTCGCCGTGCCCGCGGCCCGCATGTACTGCGAGCCCAAGAATCCGCTGGGGGGCAGCACGGCGGTGGCCGTGGCCGGGGAGCTGACCGCGCAGCAGCAGAACGACGACGTGCTGGACCTGGCGGACGTCACGGGCAAGCGCATCGTCTCCACGCGGTGGATGAAGAACATCACCGTTCGCGAGGAGAACGCCACGGCGGCGCTGGAGGTCATGAGCCGCTTCGCGCTGCACCCGAAGTGGCTCATCTACCTGCCTCCGACGATGTCTCCGTCCGAGACGAGCGTACTGCCGGGATACCTGGAGCACCCCACGGAGGCGTTCGGCTACTACCAGCGCGAGGGCGTGGAGCAGATCGTGTGCGAGGAGAAGCACATGGGCTCCCGCGCCGTCGTCGTCCTGTGCCGGGACGCGGACGTGGCCCGCCGCCGCTTCGGTCTCGTGGGAGACGAGCGAGGCGCCTGCTACACCCGCACCGGTCGGCGGTTCTTCCACGACGAAGCCCTGGAGCGCGCGTTCCTCGACCGGCTGGGCGCGGCGTTCGAGTCCTCGGGATTCTGGGACGAGCACCAGACGGACTGGGCTTGCCTGGACTGTGAGCTGATGCCCTGGTCGCTGAAGGCCCGGGAATTGGTGCGAGAGCAGTACGCGTCCGTGGGGGTGGCGGCACAGGCTTCCGTGGGGGACGTCCAGGCCGTGATGGCCCAGGCGGCGGCGCGAGGGCTGGATGTCTCCGCGTTCACGGACAGGCTTCGGGAGCGGGCGGACAGCGTGGCGCGGTATGTCTCGGCGTATCGCCGCTACTGCTGGCCCGTGAACTCGCTCGACGATGTGAAGCTCGCGCCCTTCCACCTGCTCGCGACGGAAGGCGCGGTGCACGTGGACAAGGACCATGTCTGGCACATGGAGGCGCTCGCGAAGGTGTGTCGCGCGGACCCGGCCTTCCTCGTGGCGACGTCCTATCGCGTGGTGTCGCTGAGCGACGCGGAGGCCGTGGCGGACGCGGTGCGCTGGTGGGAGGCGCTGACGTCGCGCGGGGGCGAGGGCATGGTGGTGAAGCCTCGTGCGTACGTGGTGCACGGGAAGAGGGGACTCCTCCAGCCGGCCATCAAGTGCCGAGGACAGGACTACCTGCGCATCATCTACGGGCCCGAGTACACCGCGCCCCAACACCTGGAGCGGCTGCGCCAGCGTGGGGTGTCCACGAAGCGCTCACTCGCGTTGCGTGAGCTGTCGCTGGGCCTCGAGGCCCTGGAGCGCTTCGTGCGCAAGGAGCCCCTGCGCCGCGTCCACGAATGTGTCTTCGGCGTCCTCGCGCTGGAGAGCGAGCCGGTGGACCCGCGGCTCTAG
- a CDS encoding cupin domain-containing protein: protein MSELTIKKFSTPDERRPFAGHGHADILQFEGDHTVGMAVFEPGWRWSQDVKPIAGTDSCQAAHSCYVVSGRMVVRMDDGTQQEMGAGDVAIIPPGHDAWVVGNEPCVCVDFEGMGQYAQRAASARRPERPSEPAPGLH from the coding sequence ATGAGCGAGCTCACCATCAAGAAATTCTCCACACCCGACGAGCGTCGGCCCTTCGCCGGGCACGGGCACGCGGACATCCTCCAGTTCGAGGGGGACCACACCGTGGGCATGGCCGTCTTCGAGCCCGGCTGGCGCTGGTCTCAAGACGTCAAGCCCATCGCCGGCACGGACAGCTGCCAGGCCGCCCACTCCTGCTACGTCGTCAGCGGGCGGATGGTGGTGCGGATGGATGACGGCACCCAGCAGGAGATGGGCGCTGGGGATGTCGCCATCATTCCGCCCGGCCATGACGCGTGGGTCGTCGGCAACGAGCCCTGCGTCTGCGTGGACTTCGAGGGCATGGGCCAGTACGCGCAGCGCGCGGCGTCGGCGCGGCGGCCGGAGAGACCTTCGGAGCCAGCGCCGGGCCTGCACTGA
- a CDS encoding AI-2E family transporter yields the protein MKESPRQLPVYVPARTVWAVGLQVLLLVVCWLILRRLYPLLTLLAVVLLMSLALNPLVQRLQRWGLRRGLAVAVVALLLLGLMGLLVGTLVPALIQQIEGLVQATPGLLERFSQTRWAQEISERYGVDFRPEALLRFEPMDLAGRAVTVLSSTLGLVAAGITAVALTVFSLLFGHELYEGALQWVQPGRRHHIRGLVDRMRAAVSSYIAGTFLVMTFGGTVAAVVALIQGVPFFLALGLAVMVLGVIPTIGSVISAVLVSLTTLATVGLRAAVIALVIFVVYQQIEANLLGPIVQRRVIRMNPLMVSIVVLAGGMLAGLMGAVIAVPLAAAAKVLLQEVLRERHLRWRRAHRREHARRQVGKGAVEEGLLLAGPVDDAPHDTPH from the coding sequence ATGAAGGAATCGCCCCGGCAGCTCCCCGTCTACGTGCCAGCCCGCACGGTGTGGGCCGTGGGGCTGCAGGTGCTGTTGCTCGTGGTGTGCTGGCTCATCCTGCGCAGGCTCTATCCGCTGCTGACGCTGTTGGCCGTCGTGCTGTTGATGTCGCTCGCGCTCAACCCGCTGGTGCAGCGGCTGCAGCGCTGGGGTCTGCGGCGCGGGCTGGCCGTGGCGGTGGTGGCGCTGTTGCTTCTTGGATTGATGGGGCTGTTGGTGGGCACGCTCGTCCCCGCGCTCATCCAGCAGATAGAGGGGCTGGTGCAGGCGACGCCGGGCCTCCTGGAGCGCTTCTCCCAGACGCGCTGGGCGCAGGAGATCAGCGAGCGGTATGGCGTGGACTTCCGCCCGGAGGCGCTGCTGCGCTTCGAGCCCATGGACCTGGCGGGTCGTGCCGTCACGGTGCTGTCATCCACCCTGGGACTGGTGGCGGCGGGCATCACCGCGGTGGCGCTCACGGTGTTCAGCCTCTTGTTCGGGCATGAACTCTACGAGGGCGCGCTCCAGTGGGTGCAGCCCGGCCGGCGTCACCACATCCGGGGCCTGGTGGACCGGATGCGCGCCGCGGTGAGCAGCTACATCGCGGGCACCTTCCTGGTGATGACCTTCGGCGGAACGGTGGCCGCCGTCGTCGCGCTCATCCAGGGCGTGCCCTTCTTCCTCGCGCTGGGGCTGGCGGTGATGGTGCTGGGCGTCATCCCCACCATCGGCAGCGTCATCAGCGCCGTGCTGGTGAGCCTCACCACGCTGGCCACCGTGGGGCTGCGCGCCGCCGTCATCGCGCTGGTCATCTTCGTGGTGTACCAGCAGATTGAAGCGAACCTGCTGGGCCCCATCGTCCAGCGGCGGGTCATCCGGATGAACCCGCTGATGGTCTCCATCGTGGTGCTCGCGGGCGGCATGCTCGCGGGGCTGATGGGCGCGGTCATCGCCGTGCCGCTGGCCGCCGCGGCCAAGGTGCTGCTCCAGGAGGTCCTCCGCGAGCGTCACCTGCGCTGGCGGCGCGCGCACCGCCGCGAGCATGCGCGAAGGCAGGTGGGCAAGGGCGCGGTGGAGGAGGGGCTGCTGCTGGCGGGCCCC